The nucleotide window TTTCCAGATCGGAACTATTTCTTTCAAGCGATCAATCGCAAACCGGCAAGATGCAAACGCAGCATCCCGATGACCGGCGCTGATGACCACTGCGACACTGATTTCACCGAGTTCCAAATACCCGGTGCGATGCACCAGGATCACCTCGTGTACTGGCCATTGCTGGCGGGTTTCCTGTTCTACCTGGGAAAGCAGTTGTGGAGCCATCACTGGATGAGCTTCGTAAGTCAATGCTGCCGTTTGCTCGGCACCGGTAAATTCACGTACAGTACCGAGAAATAAGCAGACAGCGCCGCTGGCATGCGAGCGCACTGCTTCGGTCAGTGCATGATAATCGATAGGTTCAGATTGGATGCGGATCATGTGGGTATCTTATAATGTTGTCAGCCACCACTCACGGGTGGCAGCAATGCAACTTCTGCCTGGTCGGGTATCAGGAAAGAATCGGGTACGATCTGGTTATTGACAGCAAGTGTTGATCGCTGGAGCAGAACATCGATGGTTGGCCAGCGCTGCGTCAACTGGCTTCGTAACTGTCCTGCAGAAAGCCCTTTCTCCCATCGCCAGTCAATCTGAGATACCTTGGCTTGTTCACGCAATCCTGCAAAGAAATGTACCTGAATCAATGAGGGTTTCCTTGTTTCAGTCTTTCCTGAAGTTGTGGCATTACACCGTATGCCAGTGCCAGCCATTGTACGGGATGCATGACCGTTTTGTTGCCTGCATGTTCCATCTGCAAGCGACAGGAACTGCATTCACTCGAACCAAAATGGAGATCATCCTGAGCGAATCGGCTGAGCATCGGTTTGCCTGCTTTCAGTGATGACTGGTAATTTGCCTGCTGCAATCCATACACGCCAGCCATACCTGAACAACTGACATCGAGTGTCTTGATACGGTAGTTGGCAGCGCTGGTGAGCAGATCGGGGCCGAAGATACCTTGCTGCAAGGCTTTCACATGACAGGGTACATGGTGGCCCAGAGTAATTGCAGGCGTGTTGCTCGGTATCGCAGGCAGTCGGCCTTGCTCCTGCAATTGACTAAGGTAGCTCATTAATTCCACAGTATGTCGAGCAATCTGTGCGGCACCTGGATCATCCACCAGGGCAAGGTAATCCTGCTGGAACATCAGTGCGGTGGTGGGTTCACTGCAGAGAATGGTGAAACCTTCACGAGTCAGCGGTTCCAGCGTATTGATGTTGCGTTTGGCCAACCGCTTGGCGCGTTCGACATGTCCAACCGAAAGTGATGCGGCACCGCTTTGCAGAGCTTCCGGTGGTACGAACACCTGCACATTCGCCAGTTGCAACACACGTACCGTGGCTTCAGCAATATCAGGATCGAAGTACTGGGCATAGGTATCAGCAAAATAAAGAACACGCGGTCGATCCGTTGCGACTGGTTTCTCTGTCCAGCCGAATCTTTTAGCTCGTTTTGCAAAGATATCAGAATGCAGAGCAGGCAGCCGTCGATGCCGAGTGATGCCAAAGCATTTTTCGATAACCCAACGGGTGGCTCTGTTTCGAAGCAGGCGATTCACGAGCCAGGCACCCCGACTGCCCCATCGAGCCCAGGTGTCAATGTGTGATACAGTCCAGTCACGCCATCGCAACCCCTGTTCCCTGGCAAACTGTGCTTTAGCTTCCAGCATGAGTTGCGGGATAGCAACACGCGATGGACACTCGATCGCACACATCTTGCAGTTAACGCAAAGGTCTGCAACCTCACGCAACTCTTCTGAACCCAGGGTGAGCGACTTGTCGGGGTGCTGCAACATATCACGCAGAAGATTTGCCTTGGCTCGTGGGCTGGCAGCTTCGGTTTTCTGGGAATGGTAAATCGGGCACATGCGGGTTTCGCTCACCGTCGTTCGACAGGCACCGCAACCGTGGCAGGCCTCTGCTGATGCAAGTGGCGATTGCCCTGCCCAATGCATTTCCCATTCGATGATCGGCAACGTAAATGCTCCATCTTTTTTGGAGACAGCATTTTCTTCCTTGCTGGTAGCTGGTGTTGGTGCAGCCAGGGTGCGGAACACTTCGTATGGCGATTCAGAACCGCCCAGTATTTTTCCACGGTTGTAAATGCCTGTTGGATCAAACAGAGTTTTTACTTGCCTGAACAATTCCGTGAGCGGGCCAACCTGTTGCGCCATCCAGGGAGTGCGTGCCAGCCCCACTCCATGCTGTGCACTAATCGTTCCACCAACACGGAAAACCTCGGCATACACATCATGGGTGAAAGATTTCAGCCGATCAATGTCTGCGGAATCGTGGAGATCGTACAACGGCCTGATGTGAACGATGCCCGCACCTGCATGGCACAAAATGCTTGCAGTCGTTTCGTGCCTGGGCAACAGTTTCTGTACATGATCGAGAAAACCGGTGAGTGCATCGGTAGGCACCGCAATATCTTCGAGGAATGCAACCGGCATGCGCCGGGCATTGGCATAGAGTGCGGGCAACGCCAGGCTGCGGAACGACCAGAGGTGCTGGGCTTCCGCAGGTTCCAGGGCCAGTCGCTCGACAATTGGATGTGCCTGTTGCCTGAGAAGTGCTGTCCCTTTTTCGATCATCGGCAGAACGGTCCCGTTCTCCATGCCCTCCCATTCAATCAGCAGGGCAGACTGCATGCTGGGGCTGAGCCAGCGTTTGAACACCGGATCGGCTTCGCAGGCCATGGTGATAAGGCGTCTATCCAGCATTTCGATGGCTGCCGGTCCACTTTCCATGAGGTAAGGGACTGCTTCGGTTGCCTGTTGCATTGAAGTAAACCCTAGCAGCAGCACAGCCCGTTCCACTGGCAAAGGCACCGTTCGTAGGGTAGCTTCCGTGATAAAACCCAGTGTGCCTTCGGAACCGATCATCACTTTCTGCAACTGGATCAGCTTGTCCCGCTCCAGATCGTGTAGCAGATAA belongs to Planctomycetia bacterium and includes:
- a CDS encoding molybdenum cofactor biosynthesis protein MoaE yields the protein MIRIQSEPIDYHALTEAVRSHASGAVCLFLGTVREFTGAEQTAALTYEAHPVMAPQLLSQVEQETRQQWPVHEVILVHRTGYLELGEISVAVVISAGHRDAAFASCRFAIDRLKEIVPIWKQDHANDGKTTWIHPELGQ
- a CDS encoding MoaD/ThiS family protein, yielding MIQVHFFAGLREQAKVSQIDWRWEKGLSAGQLRSQLTQRWPTIDVLLQRSTLAVNNQIVPDSFLIPDQAEVALLPPVSGG
- a CDS encoding FAD-binding protein, coding for MSLSPKTIREELRNHFRGSLQFDEATRRMFATDASLFRVLPLGVATPLDQEDLLALVKYANEKKLGLTPRGGGTGLAGESLTSELVVDLTQHFQKILEIGPETVRVQPGVVASKVNQALLPIGRRLAIDSASESSCTMGGMLATNASGSRVMKYGYLRQYVESIQAIIGTGQSVTLLPHTHLPRLPITAESQLAQVLHQLIDKNRDLIQTCLPKTPFHRAGYLLHDLERDKLIQLQKVMIGSEGTLGFITEATLRTVPLPVERAVLLLGFTSMQQATEAVPYLMESGPAAIEMLDRRLITMACEADPVFKRWLSPSMQSALLIEWEGMENGTVLPMIEKGTALLRQQAHPIVERLALEPAEAQHLWSFRSLALPALYANARRMPVAFLEDIAVPTDALTGFLDHVQKLLPRHETTASILCHAGAGIVHIRPLYDLHDSADIDRLKSFTHDVYAEVFRVGGTISAQHGVGLARTPWMAQQVGPLTELFRQVKTLFDPTGIYNRGKILGGSESPYEVFRTLAAPTPATSKEENAVSKKDGAFTLPIIEWEMHWAGQSPLASAEACHGCGACRTTVSETRMCPIYHSQKTEAASPRAKANLLRDMLQHPDKSLTLGSEELREVADLCVNCKMCAIECPSRVAIPQLMLEAKAQFAREQGLRWRDWTVSHIDTWARWGSRGAWLVNRLLRNRATRWVIEKCFGITRHRRLPALHSDIFAKRAKRFGWTEKPVATDRPRVLYFADTYAQYFDPDIAEATVRVLQLANVQVFVPPEALQSGAASLSVGHVERAKRLAKRNINTLEPLTREGFTILCSEPTTALMFQQDYLALVDDPGAAQIARHTVELMSYLSQLQEQGRLPAIPSNTPAITLGHHVPCHVKALQQGIFGPDLLTSAANYRIKTLDVSCSGMAGVYGLQQANYQSSLKAGKPMLSRFAQDDLHFGSSECSSCRLQMEHAGNKTVMHPVQWLALAYGVMPQLQERLKQGNPH